In Thermomonas paludicola, the following are encoded in one genomic region:
- a CDS encoding multidrug effflux MFS transporter translates to MPANAPPSTRRLAVLLGGLAMFGPFSIDTLFPAFPQIGAQMGVDKLAMQQTISVYLLAYAAMSVVHGPLSDAIGRRRVILAGLGVFALASAGCALAATLPQLLLFRALQGLSAGVGLIVGRAVIRDVLHGHDAQRLMSHVSMIFGIAPAVAPVLGGWLLGWQRWPFIFWFLVAFAVVLMAVVWRGLPETHPPAARLPLRPASLLRAYAGIARSPRFLRLSAAAALNFGALFLYIASAPAFVLDLMRLSERQFGWFFIPMISGMMLGAFVSGRAAGRIDGARLANVGFACCGVAMALNIGCTLLAGSPSGRWAVLPISLNAFGIALAFPIITLAILDMYPRQRGSASSLQAFFGLLVNAIIAGVLSPLLSGSALHLALGAAAFAVGGWLLWWWETHAMQRVLRVPQEPAALEPVVP, encoded by the coding sequence ATGCCCGCGAACGCCCCGCCTTCAACTCGCCGTCTGGCCGTGCTGCTGGGTGGCTTGGCGATGTTCGGCCCGTTTTCGATCGACACCCTGTTCCCGGCGTTTCCGCAGATCGGTGCGCAGATGGGCGTCGACAAGCTGGCGATGCAGCAGACCATCAGCGTCTATTTGCTGGCCTACGCCGCCATGAGCGTGGTGCATGGGCCGTTGTCGGATGCGATTGGCCGGCGGCGGGTGATTCTTGCCGGGCTTGGCGTGTTTGCGCTGGCCTCGGCGGGCTGCGCGCTGGCGGCCACGCTGCCGCAGCTGCTGCTGTTCCGCGCCCTGCAGGGGCTGAGTGCGGGCGTGGGGTTGATCGTGGGGCGCGCGGTGATTCGCGACGTGTTGCACGGGCACGATGCCCAGCGCCTGATGAGCCATGTGTCGATGATTTTCGGGATCGCTCCGGCGGTGGCGCCGGTGCTGGGTGGCTGGCTGCTGGGCTGGCAACGCTGGCCGTTCATCTTCTGGTTCCTGGTGGCATTCGCGGTGGTGTTGATGGCCGTCGTCTGGCGCGGCCTGCCGGAAACGCACCCACCGGCGGCGCGGCTGCCATTGCGGCCTGCGTCCCTGCTTCGTGCCTACGCAGGAATCGCGCGCAGTCCGCGTTTCTTGCGCTTGTCCGCAGCTGCGGCGCTCAACTTCGGCGCCTTGTTCCTGTACATCGCGTCGGCACCCGCATTCGTGCTGGATCTGATGCGATTGAGCGAGCGCCAGTTCGGCTGGTTCTTCATCCCGATGATCAGTGGAATGATGCTGGGCGCATTCGTGTCCGGACGAGCCGCGGGGCGCATCGACGGCGCGCGGCTGGCGAATGTCGGGTTTGCCTGCTGTGGCGTGGCGATGGCGTTGAACATCGGCTGCACCCTGCTGGCCGGCAGCCCGTCCGGGCGATGGGCGGTGCTGCCCATCAGCCTGAATGCCTTCGGGATCGCGTTGGCGTTCCCCATCATCACCCTCGCGATCCTCGACATGTATCCGCGCCAGCGTGGCAGTGCGTCGTCGCTGCAGGCGTTCTTCGGGCTGCTGGTGAACGCGATCATTGCCGGCGTGCTGTCGCCCTTGCTCAGCGGTTCGGCCCTGCATCTTGCGCTGGGTGCCGCGGCGTTCGCCGTGGGCGGCTGGTTGCTCTGGTGGTGGGAAACCCATGCCATGCAGCGGGTGTTGCGGGTGCCGCAAGAGCCTGCCGCGCTGGAACCTGTCGTTCCCTGA
- the gcvP gene encoding aminomethyl-transferring glycine dehydrogenase, with the protein MTKPSLHSLEHHDAFVERHIGPNDTEIAQMLRTVGHDSLEAFTDAIVPASIKSAVPLALPASLTEVEALASIRAIADKNQLFKSFIGQGYYGTFTPNVILRNILENPAWYTAYTPYQAEISQGRMEALINFQTMVADLTAMDIASASLLDEATAAAEAMTLAKRSSKSKSNTFLVAGDTHPQTLGVLHTRAEPMGLHVEVARSTEAFNEALAAGDYFGVLVQYPASSGWVEDWAQDAEIIHGHGALFVMATDLLALTLLKPPGEMGADIVIGNTQRFGVPFGFGGPHAAFMACRDAYKRSMPGRLIGVSIDADGKPAYRLTLQTREQHIRREKATSNICTAQVLLAVMASMYAVYHGPDGLKRIASRVARYTAILAAGLRQLGHASVHATAFDTLCIDAGDAGAAILARAKANRANLRVRGNGSLCVSLDETTTRADLELLWRIFGGNAATLPSIDALDAAAPSLIPASLERNSAFLTHPVFNTHHSEHELLRYMRMLSDKDLAMDRTMIPLGSCTMKLNATAEMIPVTWPEFGNIHPLAPAAQTQGYKELIDGLEAMLVECTGYDAVSLQPNSGAQGEYTGLLAIRAYHASRGEGHRNICLIPESAHGTNPASANMCGMKVVVTKCDANGNVDVGDIRAQAEKHSANLAAIMMTYPSTHGVFEEDVVEICEIVHGHGGQVYTDGANMNALVGLAKPGKWGSDVSHLNLHKTFCIPHGGGGPGVGPCAVKAHLAPFLPKAFGDSSVRTAGIGNGAMVSAASFGSASILPISWMYIAMMGRDGLRKATQVAMLNANYIARRLAPHYPTLYTGRNGLVAHECILDLRPQEKLSGIGAEDVAKRLIDFGFHAPTLSFPVAGTLMVEPTESESLHELDRFIDAMIQIRAEIQDVIDGKLDRADNPLKHAPHTAARVSASAWAHAYPRELAAFPLDSLKQVKYWPPVARVDNVHGDKNVMCACIPVDAYKDEA; encoded by the coding sequence ATGACCAAACCTTCACTCCACTCGCTCGAGCATCACGATGCGTTCGTCGAACGCCACATCGGCCCCAACGACACCGAAATCGCGCAGATGCTGCGAACGGTCGGCCACGATTCGCTGGAAGCCTTCACCGACGCCATCGTCCCGGCCAGCATCAAATCCGCCGTGCCGCTGGCGCTGCCCGCCAGCCTGACCGAAGTCGAGGCGCTGGCCAGCATCCGCGCCATCGCCGACAAGAACCAGCTGTTCAAGAGCTTCATCGGCCAAGGCTATTACGGCACGTTTACGCCGAATGTGATCCTGCGCAACATCCTGGAAAACCCGGCCTGGTACACCGCCTATACCCCTTACCAGGCGGAGATTTCGCAGGGCCGGATGGAAGCGCTGATCAACTTCCAGACCATGGTCGCGGACCTCACTGCAATGGACATCGCCAGCGCTTCCCTGCTGGACGAAGCCACCGCCGCGGCGGAGGCGATGACGCTGGCGAAGCGTTCGTCCAAATCGAAGTCCAACACCTTCCTGGTCGCCGGCGATACCCATCCGCAAACGCTCGGAGTGCTGCACACCCGCGCCGAACCGATGGGCCTGCACGTCGAAGTGGCGCGCTCCACCGAAGCCTTCAACGAAGCGCTCGCCGCCGGCGACTATTTCGGCGTGCTGGTGCAGTACCCGGCCTCCAGCGGCTGGGTCGAGGACTGGGCGCAGGACGCGGAGATCATCCACGGCCACGGCGCATTGTTCGTGATGGCCACCGACCTGCTGGCGCTGACCCTGCTCAAGCCGCCGGGCGAGATGGGCGCGGATATCGTGATCGGCAACACCCAGCGCTTCGGCGTGCCGTTCGGCTTCGGTGGCCCGCATGCGGCCTTCATGGCCTGCCGCGACGCCTACAAGCGCTCGATGCCGGGCCGCCTGATCGGCGTGTCGATCGATGCCGATGGCAAGCCTGCGTATCGGCTGACCCTGCAGACCCGCGAACAGCACATCCGCCGCGAGAAGGCGACCTCCAACATCTGCACCGCGCAGGTGCTGCTGGCGGTGATGGCGTCCATGTACGCCGTCTACCACGGCCCCGACGGTCTCAAGCGCATCGCCAGCCGGGTGGCCCGCTACACCGCCATCCTCGCCGCCGGCCTGCGCCAGCTGGGCCATGCCAGCGTCCACGCCACCGCCTTCGACACCCTGTGCATCGATGCCGGCGACGCGGGTGCGGCGATCCTGGCCCGCGCGAAGGCCAACCGCGCCAACCTGCGCGTGCGCGGCAACGGTTCGCTCTGCGTGTCGCTGGACGAAACCACGACCCGCGCCGACCTCGAACTGCTGTGGCGCATCTTCGGCGGCAATGCCGCCACGCTGCCGTCCATCGACGCATTGGATGCCGCCGCGCCGTCGCTGATCCCCGCCAGCCTGGAACGCAACAGCGCCTTCCTCACCCACCCGGTGTTCAACACCCACCACAGCGAGCACGAACTGCTGCGCTACATGCGGATGCTGTCGGACAAGGATCTGGCGATGGATCGCACCATGATCCCGCTGGGTTCCTGCACCATGAAGCTCAACGCCACCGCCGAAATGATTCCGGTGACCTGGCCGGAGTTCGGCAACATCCACCCACTGGCGCCGGCAGCGCAGACCCAAGGTTACAAGGAGCTGATCGACGGGCTGGAAGCCATGCTGGTGGAATGCACCGGCTATGACGCGGTCAGCCTGCAGCCCAACTCCGGCGCGCAGGGCGAATACACCGGCCTGCTGGCGATCCGCGCGTATCACGCGTCGCGCGGCGAGGGCCACCGCAACATCTGCCTGATCCCCGAATCGGCGCACGGCACCAACCCTGCATCCGCCAACATGTGCGGGATGAAGGTGGTAGTCACGAAATGCGATGCCAACGGCAACGTGGATGTGGGCGACATCCGCGCGCAGGCCGAAAAGCATTCGGCCAACCTGGCCGCGATCATGATGACCTACCCCTCCACCCACGGCGTGTTCGAGGAGGACGTGGTGGAAATCTGCGAGATCGTCCACGGCCACGGCGGGCAGGTCTATACCGACGGCGCCAACATGAACGCGCTGGTCGGCCTCGCCAAGCCCGGCAAGTGGGGCTCGGACGTGTCGCATCTGAACCTGCACAAGACCTTCTGCATCCCGCACGGCGGCGGCGGCCCCGGCGTCGGCCCGTGCGCGGTCAAGGCGCACCTGGCGCCGTTCCTGCCCAAGGCCTTCGGCGACAGCAGCGTGCGCACGGCCGGCATCGGCAACGGCGCGATGGTGAGCGCAGCTTCGTTCGGCAGCGCCAGCATCCTGCCGATCAGCTGGATGTACATCGCCATGATGGGCCGCGACGGCCTGCGCAAGGCCACCCAGGTGGCGATGCTCAATGCCAACTACATCGCCAGGCGCCTCGCGCCGCACTACCCCACGCTGTACACCGGCCGCAACGGGCTGGTGGCGCACGAGTGCATCCTCGACCTGCGCCCGCAGGAGAAACTCTCCGGCATCGGCGCCGAGGACGTGGCCAAGCGCCTGATCGACTTCGGCTTCCATGCACCGACGCTGAGCTTCCCGGTCGCCGGCACGCTGATGGTGGAGCCGACCGAAAGCGAATCCCTGCACGAACTGGATCGCTTCATCGATGCGATGATCCAGATCCGCGCCGAGATCCAGGACGTGATCGACGGCAAGCTGGACCGCGCCGACAATCCGCTGAAGCACGCCCCGCATACCGCCGCGCGCGTGTCGGCCAGCGCGTGGGCGCACGCCTACCCGCGCGAGCTGGCCGCGTTCCCGCTGGACAGCCTGAAGCAGGTCAAATACTGGCCACCGGTGGCGCGGGTGGACAACGTGCACGGCGACAAGAACGTGATGTGCGCCTGCATCCCGGTGGATGCCTACAAAGACGAGGCCTGA
- a CDS encoding M1 family metallopeptidase: MRRLLTSAIALALASGSFAAAAEQATPGSIPQELTTSQLPRTVRPSHYAIEVTPHAQAMSFDGKLKVDVDVLQSTDRIVLQAIDMTFANSTLTSAAGTVLPASVSVDAGAQTATFVFDKALAPGKYVLSTGYTGKIGTQANGLFALDYPTESGKQRALYTQFENSDARRFIPSWDEPNYKATFDLAVNAPAGQMVVSNMPAKDIRDIGGGLQRVTFATTPKMSTYLLFLGVGEFDRATLKADDGVEVGVIAAKGKVAQAQFALEASRDILREYNDYFGVRYPLPKLDNIAAPGRSQFFSAMENWGAIFTFEYSLLLDPATSSNNDKQGVFTTAAHEIAHQWFGDLVTMRWWDDLWLNEGFATWMEGRTTRKLHPEWDANGVDAAFTSRGAMGGDGYATTHPIVQHLTTVEQASQAFDGITYGKGSAVISMLEDYVGESAWRNGVRSYIKRHAYGNAVTDELWEEMEKAAPGKQFLQVAHDFTLQPGVPLIKASSVCTGGNTVLSLVQDEYTVDRPGKTPLRWRVPVSARAGQGAIVRTLVDGKASLTLPGCDAPVLVNVGQKGYYRTLYAPVQFKALSAGFAKLPVVDQMGVMLDASALSAVGLQPESDTLDLAMQVPLSAAPELWQMVAGSLGGIDDMLKEDVKRQAAFRTFAIAKLSPKFEQLGWSNRKEDSVATRQLRASMISMLGSLGDAKVLAEATRRFDASASDPGALPPDLRRTVLGMVARNADAATWDRLHAMAKAEKSAMLRDQYYGLLSRAKDAMLAQRALDMALTDEPGATNSAGMIAGVSWEHPELAFDFAVAHREQVDKLVDSTSRARYYPGLGSSSNKLAMADKITAFSSQYIAATSRRDAERVVNGIQTRVKLRAQRMPQIDAWLKQHGI, translated from the coding sequence ATGCGTCGTCTCCTCACTTCCGCCATTGCCTTGGCCCTGGCCAGCGGCAGTTTTGCCGCAGCAGCCGAACAGGCCACGCCCGGCAGCATTCCGCAGGAGCTGACCACCTCCCAGTTGCCGCGCACGGTACGTCCCTCGCACTACGCCATCGAGGTGACCCCGCACGCGCAGGCGATGTCGTTTGACGGCAAGCTGAAGGTCGATGTCGATGTGCTGCAATCCACCGACCGCATCGTGCTGCAGGCGATCGACATGACGTTCGCCAACAGCACGCTGACCTCGGCCGCCGGCACGGTCCTGCCGGCCAGCGTGAGCGTGGATGCAGGCGCCCAGACCGCGACCTTTGTCTTCGACAAGGCACTGGCGCCCGGCAAGTACGTGCTGAGCACCGGCTATACCGGCAAGATCGGCACCCAGGCCAATGGCCTGTTCGCGCTGGACTACCCCACCGAATCCGGCAAGCAGCGCGCGCTCTACACCCAGTTCGAAAATTCCGATGCGCGCCGCTTCATCCCGTCCTGGGACGAACCCAATTACAAGGCCACCTTCGATCTGGCGGTCAATGCCCCGGCCGGCCAGATGGTGGTCAGCAACATGCCGGCGAAGGACATCCGCGACATCGGCGGTGGCCTGCAGCGGGTGACCTTTGCGACCACCCCGAAGATGTCCACCTACCTGCTGTTCCTCGGCGTGGGCGAGTTCGATCGCGCCACGCTGAAGGCCGACGACGGCGTGGAAGTGGGCGTCATCGCCGCGAAGGGCAAGGTGGCGCAGGCGCAGTTCGCGCTGGAAGCCAGCCGCGACATCCTGCGCGAATACAACGACTATTTCGGCGTGCGTTATCCGTTGCCGAAGCTGGACAACATCGCCGCCCCCGGGCGCAGCCAGTTCTTCAGCGCGATGGAAAACTGGGGCGCGATCTTCACCTTCGAATACAGCCTGCTGCTGGATCCGGCCACGTCCAGCAACAACGACAAGCAAGGCGTGTTCACGACGGCGGCGCACGAGATTGCCCACCAATGGTTCGGCGATCTGGTCACCATGCGCTGGTGGGACGACCTGTGGTTGAACGAAGGCTTCGCCACCTGGATGGAAGGCCGCACGACCCGAAAGCTGCATCCGGAATGGGATGCCAACGGCGTCGATGCCGCGTTCACCAGTCGCGGCGCGATGGGCGGCGATGGTTACGCCACCACCCATCCCATCGTCCAGCATTTGACCACCGTGGAGCAGGCCAGCCAGGCCTTCGACGGGATCACCTACGGCAAGGGGTCGGCGGTCATTTCCATGCTGGAGGACTATGTGGGCGAAAGCGCCTGGCGCAACGGCGTGCGCAGCTACATCAAGCGCCACGCTTATGGCAATGCGGTCACCGACGAGCTGTGGGAGGAAATGGAGAAGGCGGCGCCTGGCAAGCAGTTCCTGCAGGTGGCGCATGACTTCACCCTGCAGCCCGGCGTGCCGTTGATCAAGGCCAGCAGCGTCTGCACCGGCGGCAATACCGTGCTGAGCCTGGTGCAGGACGAATACACCGTGGATCGCCCCGGCAAAACGCCGCTGCGCTGGCGCGTGCCGGTCAGCGCGCGTGCGGGGCAGGGCGCCATCGTGCGTACCTTGGTCGATGGCAAGGCCAGCCTGACGTTGCCGGGCTGCGACGCGCCGGTATTGGTCAACGTCGGGCAGAAAGGCTATTACCGCACCCTGTATGCGCCGGTGCAGTTCAAGGCGCTGTCCGCGGGCTTTGCCAAGCTGCCGGTGGTCGATCAGATGGGCGTGATGCTGGACGCCAGCGCGTTGTCTGCGGTGGGGCTGCAGCCGGAGTCCGACACGCTGGATCTGGCCATGCAGGTGCCGCTGTCGGCGGCGCCCGAGTTGTGGCAGATGGTCGCGGGCAGCCTGGGTGGCATCGATGACATGCTCAAGGAAGATGTCAAGCGGCAGGCGGCGTTCCGCACGTTTGCGATCGCCAAGCTGTCGCCGAAGTTCGAGCAGCTGGGCTGGAGCAACCGCAAGGAGGATTCGGTTGCCACCCGGCAACTGCGCGCCAGCATGATTTCCATGCTGGGTTCGCTGGGCGATGCCAAGGTCCTGGCCGAGGCAACGCGGCGCTTCGATGCCTCTGCCAGCGATCCGGGCGCGCTGCCGCCGGATCTGCGCCGCACCGTGCTGGGCATGGTGGCGCGCAATGCCGATGCCGCGACCTGGGACCGGTTGCACGCGATGGCGAAAGCGGAGAAATCGGCGATGCTGCGTGACCAGTACTACGGCCTGCTGTCCAGGGCCAAGGACGCGATGCTGGCCCAGCGTGCGCTGGACATGGCGCTGACCGACGAGCCCGGCGCCACCAACAGCGCGGGGATGATCGCCGGCGTGTCGTGGGAACATCCGGAGCTCGCCTTTGATTTTGCCGTCGCGCATCGTGAGCAGGTGGACAAGCTGGTGGATTCCACCTCGCGCGCCCGCTATTACCCCGGCTTGGGCAGCAGCTCCAACAAGCTTGCGATGGCCGACAAGATCACCGCGTTCTCCAGCCAGTACATCGCGGCCACATCGCGCCGCGACGCAGAGCGCGTGGTCAACGGCATCCAGACCCGCGTCAAGCTGCGCGCGCAGCGGATGCCGCAGATTGATGCGTGGCTGAAGCAGCACGGGATCTGA
- the trhA gene encoding PAQR family membrane homeostasis protein TrhA: MQQVSSGNNFVLHPREEFANALTHGLGAAAALAAGAVLVTLTAIFGDGWQLAGAIVFVVALLLLYTASTLYHAISHPVVKGRLKVFDHCAIYLLIAGTYTPFTLVGLRGPTGWWLFGTVWSLALFGVVFKLFYTGRFKGLSTLIYIGMGWMIMLAIKPMLHALSTGSLCWLLAGGLAYTAGTWFYMRPQKRYAHAIWHGFVILGSVCHYVSVMLHLL; encoded by the coding sequence ATGCAGCAAGTTTCCTCAGGCAACAATTTCGTCCTGCATCCGCGCGAAGAGTTCGCCAATGCGCTGACCCACGGGCTCGGGGCAGCGGCGGCGCTGGCGGCGGGCGCGGTGCTGGTGACCCTGACCGCGATCTTCGGTGACGGCTGGCAGCTGGCGGGCGCCATCGTGTTCGTGGTGGCCCTGCTGCTGCTGTACACGGCATCCACGCTGTACCACGCGATCTCGCACCCGGTCGTCAAGGGACGGCTGAAGGTGTTCGATCACTGCGCGATCTACCTGCTGATCGCCGGCACCTACACGCCGTTCACCCTGGTCGGCCTGCGCGGGCCGACCGGCTGGTGGTTGTTCGGCACCGTGTGGTCGCTCGCGTTGTTCGGCGTGGTGTTCAAGCTGTTCTACACCGGTCGCTTCAAGGGGCTTTCGACGCTGATCTACATCGGCATGGGCTGGATGATCATGCTGGCGATCAAACCCATGTTGCATGCGTTGAGCACGGGTTCGCTGTGCTGGCTGCTTGCCGGCGGTCTGGCGTACACGGCGGGCACCTGGTTCTACATGCGCCCGCAAAAGCGCTACGCGCACGCCATTTGGCATGGCTTCGTGATCCTCGGCAGCGTTTGCCATTACGTGTCGGTGATGCTGCACCTGCTCTGA
- a CDS encoding adenylosuccinate synthase — protein MGQSVVVLGAQWGDEGKGKIVDLLTEEIGAVVRFQGGHNAGHTLVINGKKTVLHLIPSGILRDGALCLIGNGVVISPAALRKEIEELEAAGVEVRSRLKISPAAPLIMPYHIALDQAREKAAGGKAIGTTGRGIGPAYEDKVARRGIRVADLHYPEQLAEKLRSALDYHNFVLTKYLGVEPVDFDTVYQEALAFGEYVEPMKSDVAGICHELRKQGKRVLFEGAQGALLDIDHGTYPYVTSSNTTIGGALAGAGVGADSIDYVLGIAKAYATRVGGGPFPTELDDDVGQGIRDRGAEYGASTGRPRRCGWMDIVALKRAVAINGISGLCITKLDVLDGMEKLKMCIAYEYRGKRTEYAPLDAQGWEEITPVYLEFPGWSENTHGVTEWEQLPVAARAYLRALEELAGCPISIVSTGPDRDHTMVLRDPYA, from the coding sequence ATGGGCCAGTCGGTCGTGGTGTTGGGTGCCCAGTGGGGCGATGAAGGCAAGGGCAAGATCGTCGATCTGCTCACCGAGGAAATCGGTGCGGTGGTGCGCTTCCAGGGCGGCCACAATGCCGGCCACACGCTGGTCATCAATGGCAAGAAGACGGTGCTGCACCTGATTCCGTCCGGCATCCTGCGCGACGGCGCGCTGTGCCTGATCGGCAATGGGGTGGTGATCTCGCCGGCCGCGCTGCGCAAGGAGATCGAGGAGCTGGAGGCGGCGGGCGTGGAAGTGCGTTCGCGCCTGAAGATCAGCCCGGCCGCGCCGCTGATCATGCCGTACCACATTGCGCTGGACCAGGCGCGCGAGAAGGCCGCAGGCGGCAAGGCCATCGGCACCACCGGGCGCGGCATCGGCCCGGCCTACGAGGACAAGGTGGCGCGTCGCGGCATCCGCGTCGCCGACCTGCACTATCCCGAGCAACTGGCCGAAAAACTGCGCTCGGCGCTGGATTACCACAACTTCGTGCTGACCAAGTACCTGGGCGTGGAGCCGGTGGATTTCGACACCGTGTATCAGGAAGCGCTGGCGTTCGGCGAATACGTCGAGCCGATGAAGTCGGACGTGGCCGGCATCTGCCACGAGCTGCGCAAGCAGGGCAAGCGCGTGTTGTTCGAGGGCGCGCAGGGCGCGCTGCTGGACATCGACCACGGCACCTATCCGTACGTGACCAGCTCCAACACCACCATCGGCGGTGCGCTGGCGGGTGCCGGCGTGGGAGCGGATTCGATCGACTACGTGCTGGGCATCGCCAAGGCCTACGCCACCCGCGTCGGCGGCGGCCCGTTCCCGACCGAGCTGGATGACGACGTCGGGCAGGGCATCCGCGATCGCGGCGCCGAGTACGGCGCCTCCACCGGCCGTCCGCGCCGCTGCGGCTGGATGGACATCGTGGCGCTCAAGCGCGCGGTAGCGATCAACGGCATCAGCGGCCTGTGCATCACCAAGCTCGACGTGCTGGACGGCATGGAGAAGCTGAAGATGTGCATCGCCTACGAATACCGCGGCAAGCGCACCGAGTACGCGCCGCTGGACGCGCAGGGCTGGGAGGAGATCACTCCGGTGTACCTGGAGTTCCCCGGGTGGAGCGAGAACACGCACGGCGTCACCGAGTGGGAGCAGTTGCCGGTGGCCGCCCGTGCCTACCTGCGCGCGCTGGAAGAGCTGGCCGGCTGCCCGATCAGCATTGTCTCCACCGGTCCGGATCGCGACCACACGATGGTGCTGCGCGATCCATACGCCTGA
- a CDS encoding DUF2065 domain-containing protein: protein MADLWAALCLVAIIEGLFLFASPGGWKRAAAQLLNLPDEHVRRIGGVVLILGLLALYLVRGG from the coding sequence ATGGCAGACCTGTGGGCGGCGCTGTGCCTGGTGGCGATCATCGAGGGGCTGTTCCTGTTTGCAAGCCCGGGCGGCTGGAAGCGTGCTGCCGCGCAGTTGTTGAACCTGCCGGACGAGCATGTGCGCAGGATTGGCGGCGTGGTGCTGATCCTCGGATTGCTGGCGCTGTACCTGGTGCGCGGGGGCTGA
- the hflC gene encoding protease modulator HflC gives MKFPAWMATALAALVLLMGSVFVVNEGHTAIVLNLGRVSRVNLQPGLHFKWPLVETARIFDRRIQVLPAEPERYLTSERKDVSVDFFAVGRIEDARAFYRATGGDESAAVTRLAPIIKDALRNEINSRTLQQAVSGDRTEIVKSQLDVINRGAATLGVRILDLRIKQLDLPTDSRVIDDVYNRMRAQRQQVASRLRAEGEEQANEIRAGADRDQQVILAEAERDAQKLRGEGDAEAARIYAEAASRDPAFYAFQRSLEAYRKAFSGGDSVIVLERNDPFLQYLRNDR, from the coding sequence ATGAAATTCCCCGCATGGATGGCGACGGCACTGGCGGCACTGGTGCTGCTGATGGGTTCGGTGTTCGTGGTCAACGAAGGCCATACCGCCATCGTGCTCAACCTGGGCCGCGTGTCGCGGGTGAACCTGCAGCCGGGCCTGCATTTCAAGTGGCCGCTGGTGGAGACCGCGCGCATTTTCGACCGCCGCATCCAGGTGCTGCCGGCCGAGCCCGAGCGCTACCTGACGTCCGAGCGCAAGGACGTCAGCGTGGATTTCTTCGCGGTCGGCCGGATCGAGGACGCCCGCGCGTTTTACCGCGCCACCGGCGGCGATGAATCGGCGGCGGTCACCCGCCTGGCGCCGATCATCAAGGACGCGCTGCGCAACGAAATCAACTCGCGCACGCTGCAGCAGGCGGTGTCGGGCGACCGCACCGAGATCGTCAAAAGCCAGCTGGACGTGATCAACCGCGGCGCGGCCACCTTGGGCGTGCGCATTCTTGATCTGCGCATCAAGCAGCTCGACCTGCCCACCGACAGCCGCGTCATCGACGACGTGTACAACCGCATGCGCGCCCAGCGTCAGCAGGTGGCCAGCCGCCTGCGCGCCGAAGGCGAGGAGCAGGCCAATGAAATCCGCGCCGGCGCCGATCGCGACCAACAGGTGATCCTGGCCGAAGCCGAGCGCGACGCGCAGAAGCTGCGCGGCGAGGGCGATGCCGAAGCGGCGCGCATCTACGCCGAGGCGGCCAGCCGGGACCCTGCGTTCTATGCCTTCCAGCGCAGCCTGGAGGCCTATCGCAAGGCATTTTCCGGCGGCGACAGCGTGATCGTGCTGGAGCGCAATGATCCGTTCCTGCAATACCTGCGCAACGACCGCTGA
- the hflK gene encoding FtsH protease activity modulator HflK, whose product MAWNRPGSGSGNPAGDGLRRLLDKLPDVGGGSPLRWVILALVLLLAYNCFVLIAEQQRGVVLRFGKFDRVMQPGPSFKLPWPLERVFKVNATQIKNYEDRVPVLTRDENIVEVAVNVQYRVVDPQLYLFGTRDGDEVLKQAALSTVREQVGRSDLDTVLGAREQLAVSARERLQKSLEAYRTGLVVTELNLPDARPPQQVKPAFDDVNSAQQDKQRLISESRAYAAKIVPEARGQAARVRTVSEGYKTAEIARATGDAERFSLLVQQYKGAPDVTRKRLWLETVQDVLARNRKIIGGDSRQLIYVPMEGTAAPASPAPSPALLPSIVSPAGDAGTEDAARPGRSGRPATGREEVVR is encoded by the coding sequence ATGGCCTGGAATCGACCGGGCAGCGGCTCCGGAAACCCGGCCGGCGACGGCCTCAGGCGCCTGCTGGACAAACTGCCTGATGTTGGTGGCGGCAGCCCGCTGCGCTGGGTCATCCTGGCGCTGGTGCTGTTGCTGGCCTACAACTGCTTCGTGCTGATCGCCGAACAGCAGCGCGGCGTGGTGCTGCGCTTCGGCAAGTTCGACCGGGTGATGCAGCCGGGTCCCAGCTTCAAGCTGCCGTGGCCGCTGGAGCGGGTGTTCAAGGTCAACGCCACGCAGATCAAGAATTACGAAGACCGGGTGCCGGTCCTGACCCGCGACGAGAACATCGTCGAGGTCGCGGTCAACGTGCAATACCGGGTCGTCGATCCGCAGCTGTACTTGTTCGGCACCCGCGACGGCGATGAGGTCCTCAAGCAGGCGGCGCTGAGCACCGTGCGCGAGCAGGTGGGGCGCTCCGATCTCGATACCGTGCTGGGTGCGCGCGAACAGCTGGCGGTGTCGGCGCGTGAACGCCTGCAGAAATCGCTGGAGGCGTATCGCACCGGGCTGGTGGTGACCGAATTGAACCTGCCCGATGCGCGGCCCCCGCAGCAGGTCAAGCCGGCGTTCGATGACGTCAACAGCGCCCAGCAGGACAAGCAGCGGTTGATCTCCGAGTCGCGCGCCTATGCGGCCAAGATCGTGCCCGAAGCGCGCGGCCAGGCGGCGCGCGTGCGTACCGTCTCGGAAGGCTACAAGACCGCCGAAATCGCCCGCGCCACCGGTGATGCCGAGCGTTTCAGCCTGCTGGTCCAGCAATACAAGGGCGCGCCCGACGTGACCCGCAAGCGGCTGTGGCTGGAAACCGTGCAGGATGTGCTGGCGCGGAATCGCAAGATCATTGGCGGCGACAGCCGCCAGCTGATCTACGTGCCGATGGAGGGCACGGCGGCACCCGCGTCGCCTGCGCCATCGCCCGCGCTCCTGCCAAGCATCGTGTCGCCAGCGGGTGACGCCGGAACGGAAGATGCGGCGCGCCCTGGCCGCAGTGGGCGGCCTGCGACGGGCCGCGAGGAGGTGGTGCGATGA